One window of the Thermococcus sp. P6 genome contains the following:
- the pstS gene encoding phosphate ABC transporter substrate-binding protein PstS gives MKRIVSLLIVFLLAVSVAASGCVGSKENATGTPSTSTPSTSKSTTTASSAKVITLRTTGATFPQYQIQKWISVYMKSHPDVKIEYEGGGSGHGQDAFLKGLTDIGRTDPPVKEETWKKFLGTGDQPLQFPEIVGAVVIAYNVPGVSELKLDGETLAKIFMGEIEYWDDQAIKSLNPDVNLPHEKIIVVHRSDSSGTTAIFTTYLSVVSPEWKEKVGAGKLVDWPVDKLGRGIGGKGNPGVVQALKSTKYSIAYTELSFAIEEKLNVAALKNKAGNFVKPTDETIKAAVAGVKSFIPGPTEGYKEDTAQLLNAPGDNSYPIVAFTHILVWQNKGGKHYSKEKAEAIKEFLRWVLTEGQKEENIAPGYVGLPPEVAQIGLKAVDMIETG, from the coding sequence ATGAAACGTATAGTGTCTCTATTGATAGTTTTTCTGCTGGCGGTATCGGTTGCCGCCAGTGGCTGTGTGGGGAGCAAAGAAAACGCAACCGGAACTCCCTCGACTTCCACTCCGAGCACTTCGAAATCAACTACAACCGCATCTTCCGCCAAGGTAATAACGCTCCGAACAACCGGGGCGACCTTCCCGCAGTACCAGATTCAGAAGTGGATCAGCGTATACATGAAGTCCCACCCGGATGTTAAGATAGAGTACGAGGGCGGTGGAAGCGGTCACGGGCAGGACGCTTTCCTCAAAGGATTGACCGACATAGGAAGGACCGACCCGCCGGTTAAGGAGGAAACATGGAAGAAGTTCCTCGGGACGGGTGACCAGCCGCTGCAGTTCCCCGAGATCGTTGGAGCGGTTGTCATCGCCTACAACGTTCCCGGCGTTAGCGAGCTCAAACTCGATGGGGAAACTCTGGCGAAGATATTCATGGGAGAGATCGAATACTGGGACGATCAGGCGATTAAATCCCTGAATCCTGACGTCAACCTCCCCCACGAGAAGATAATCGTCGTGCACAGGAGCGACTCAAGTGGAACAACCGCTATATTCACCACCTATCTCTCCGTCGTAAGTCCCGAGTGGAAAGAGAAGGTTGGGGCTGGAAAGCTCGTCGACTGGCCCGTTGACAAGCTCGGAAGGGGCATAGGTGGAAAGGGCAACCCGGGTGTTGTCCAAGCCCTAAAGAGCACTAAATACAGCATAGCCTACACCGAGCTTTCCTTCGCGATAGAGGAGAAACTTAACGTAGCTGCCCTCAAAAACAAGGCCGGAAACTTCGTAAAACCCACAGACGAGACCATTAAGGCAGCCGTAGCAGGGGTTAAATCCTTCATTCCCGGTCCAACGGAGGGTTATAAAGAGGATACGGCCCAGCTCCTGAACGCTCCCGGAGATAACTCCTACCCGATTGTTGCGTTCACCCACATCCTCGTCTGGCAGAACAAGGGTGGAAAGCACTACAGCAAGGAGAAGGCAGAGGCCATCAAGGAGTTCCTCAGGTGGGTTTTGACGGAGGGACAGAAGGAAGAGAACATAGCACCGGGCTACGTAGGTCTTCCTCCCGAAGTGGCCCAGATAGGGCTGAAGGCCGTTGATATGATAGAAACCGGCTGA
- the trm14 gene encoding tRNA (guanine(6)-N2)-methyltransferase translates to MRLLLTTSRGIEDIAGREVEKLLSGLGVSFRVEEKPLGVEGRLLAEVEKTDYTDKKGRKRKLSLSTYLNERSRLLHRVIVEIAGERFEGIGGEEPEVALGRIEEFVASLPVERYVKVSESFAVRAFRKGKHRITSVDMARTVGKAIFERLSKLGSPQVNLDHPAVIFRAELVGESFFLGIDTTGDSSLHKRPWRVYDHPAHLKASIANALIELAKPDGGSFIDPFCGSGTIPIELALRKYGGEIIGLEKYGKHLRGARMNALSAGVLDRIRFLQGDATRIGDYVEGVDFAVSNLPYGLKIGRKGAIPGLYMGFFKALSGVLERRGVFITTEKRAIERAIEENGFTIEHHRLIGHGGLMVHAYVIH, encoded by the coding sequence ATGAGGCTTTTGCTGACGACCTCAAGGGGAATAGAGGACATAGCGGGGAGAGAGGTTGAAAAACTGCTCTCAGGCCTTGGAGTTTCCTTCCGCGTCGAGGAGAAACCGCTCGGCGTCGAGGGAAGGCTTTTGGCGGAGGTTGAGAAGACCGATTACACGGACAAGAAAGGTCGGAAAAGGAAGCTCAGCCTTTCCACGTACCTGAACGAACGCTCGAGGCTTTTACACCGTGTTATAGTTGAGATAGCCGGTGAAAGGTTCGAGGGGATAGGCGGGGAAGAACCGGAAGTCGCCCTCGGGAGGATAGAGGAGTTCGTTGCATCGCTTCCCGTGGAGAGGTACGTAAAGGTAAGTGAGAGCTTTGCGGTTCGAGCCTTCAGGAAGGGCAAGCACAGGATCACGAGCGTTGATATGGCCAGAACCGTCGGGAAGGCCATCTTCGAGAGGCTTTCAAAGTTAGGCAGTCCTCAGGTCAACCTCGACCATCCCGCCGTTATCTTCCGGGCCGAGCTTGTGGGGGAATCTTTCTTTCTGGGAATAGACACCACGGGGGACAGCTCGCTTCACAAAAGACCCTGGCGCGTTTACGACCACCCGGCCCATCTGAAGGCCAGCATAGCGAACGCCCTGATAGAGCTGGCGAAACCGGACGGGGGTTCCTTCATCGATCCCTTCTGCGGTTCGGGAACGATACCGATCGAGCTTGCACTCAGGAAGTACGGAGGGGAAATCATCGGCCTCGAGAAGTACGGGAAGCATCTCAGGGGGGCGAGAATGAACGCCCTTTCTGCGGGAGTTCTCGATCGGATAAGGTTCCTTCAGGGCGACGCCACGAGGATAGGGGATTACGTTGAGGGCGTTGATTTCGCGGTCAGCAACCTTCCCTACGGCCTGAAGATAGGGCGAAAGGGCGCCATTCCCGGGCTTTATATGGGGTTCTTTAAGGCGCTTTCCGGGGTTCTTGAGAGGAGGGGCGTCTTCATAACCACCGAGAAGAGGGCGATAGAGAGGGCCATAGAGGAGAACGGCTTCACCATCGAACACCACAGGCTGATCGGCCACGGCGGGCTGATGGTCCACGCCTACGTCATCCATTGA